In one window of Halomarina pelagica DNA:
- a CDS encoding DUF7344 domain-containing protein, with translation MSAWDPTTAPDTALGLLSNARRRSVVKTIAANGGMATRQALVKAIVEDETGESIADAKTGCVQEAHISLYHCHLPKLSQHGIVDHNRETGEVVLSDDGEALKAAVETAEDTIGASRKAIEDFYR, from the coding sequence ATGTCGGCGTGGGACCCGACAACGGCTCCTGATACGGCGCTTGGGTTGCTGTCCAATGCGCGCCGTCGGTCCGTTGTCAAAACGATAGCGGCGAACGGTGGAATGGCTACTCGGCAGGCGCTCGTGAAAGCGATCGTAGAGGATGAGACAGGTGAGTCTATAGCGGACGCAAAGACGGGATGCGTGCAAGAGGCACACATCTCGTTATATCACTGTCATCTCCCGAAGCTGAGCCAGCACGGGATCGTGGATCACAACCGGGAGACAGGGGAAGTAGTTCTCTCGGACGATGGTGAGGCTCTCAAAGCGGCCGTAGAGACCGCAGAGGATACTATCGGTGCTTCGAGGAAGGCGATCGAAGACTTCTACCGATAG
- a CDS encoding DUF7139 domain-containing protein, which yields MTGNEPATDRLVAWYRRHIGEPERRVDVYLGFALFFGGLGLGLSGLALFVYEGTLSGPGKAYWLREIAFAVGASGLPTLLLGVTVLLPVERRARYAALGGEAICLAAVALFVGTYPYRWDVRAGPDYSVQGVAVYAVGLVAVVAVTAAALVSYHVERARPTEGDGETRPDPTVTDEQVRRDIDDALASAEVSWGGVRTVETRRIRFDESESESIDRSGFDSVAPTSHRSEGVDGAVAGLKRLRGNEDRTARGGGTDDQAAALRRLRERQAAESETPPSLVDRLKGLLRLG from the coding sequence ATGACCGGAAACGAGCCGGCGACCGACCGCCTCGTGGCGTGGTATCGGCGACACATCGGCGAACCGGAGCGGCGCGTCGACGTCTACCTCGGGTTCGCGCTGTTCTTCGGCGGACTGGGGCTCGGGCTCTCGGGGCTCGCGCTGTTCGTCTACGAGGGGACGCTCTCGGGACCGGGCAAGGCGTACTGGCTCCGCGAGATCGCGTTCGCCGTCGGCGCGAGCGGCCTCCCGACGCTCCTGCTCGGCGTGACCGTCCTGCTCCCCGTCGAGCGGCGGGCGCGGTACGCCGCGCTCGGCGGCGAGGCGATCTGTCTCGCCGCCGTCGCGCTGTTCGTCGGCACCTACCCCTACCGGTGGGACGTTCGGGCGGGACCGGACTACAGCGTGCAGGGCGTGGCCGTCTACGCGGTGGGGCTGGTCGCGGTCGTCGCGGTGACGGCCGCGGCGCTGGTCAGCTACCACGTCGAACGCGCCCGGCCGACGGAGGGCGACGGCGAGACGCGCCCGGACCCGACGGTGACCGACGAGCAGGTCCGGCGCGACATCGACGACGCGCTCGCGAGCGCCGAGGTCTCCTGGGGCGGCGTGCGGACGGTCGAGACGCGGCGGATCCGGTTCGACGAGTCCGAGTCGGAGTCGATCGACCGATCCGGCTTCGACAGCGTCGCGCCGACGTCCCACCGTTCGGAGGGTGTGGACGGCGCGGTCGCGGGGCTGAAGCGACTGCGCGGGAACGAGGACCGGACGGCCCGCGGCGGCGGAACGGACGACCAGGCGGCGGCGCTGCGCCGACTCCGCGAGCGACAGGCCGCCGAGTCGGAGACGCCGCCGTCACTCGTCGACCGTCTCAAGGGGCTGTTGCGGCTGGGATAG
- a CDS encoding alpha/beta hydrolase: MSREPDPQAQAVLDLIDSIPRPPTYALSVPSARAALEEFFANEDPEPVGDVTDFSIPGPAEDVPVRLYLPEGDGPHPALVYLHGGGWVIGSLDTVDDVCRGLVNRVGCAVLSVDYRLAPEHPFPAALDDAYAAVEWVAAHGDTVGIDPGRIAVGGDSAGGNLTAGATLVARDRGGPEIARQVLVYPAVASPAVHDFDSYEENGEGYFLERESMAWFYERYVPRAVDQRNEYAAPLLARDLSGLPPATVVTAGFDPLRDEGREYADRLSDAGVAVTDYHYEGMIHGFVSLPDYLDAADEALDDVAADLEEAFYSG; this comes from the coding sequence ATGTCCCGCGAACCCGACCCGCAGGCGCAGGCCGTCCTCGACCTGATCGACTCGATCCCGCGCCCGCCGACGTACGCGCTGTCGGTCCCGAGCGCCCGCGCGGCGCTGGAGGAGTTCTTCGCCAACGAGGATCCGGAACCCGTCGGTGACGTGACCGATTTCTCGATCCCCGGCCCCGCCGAGGACGTTCCGGTCCGGCTCTACCTCCCCGAGGGGGACGGCCCGCACCCCGCGCTGGTCTACCTCCACGGCGGCGGCTGGGTCATTGGTAGCCTCGACACCGTCGACGACGTCTGTCGCGGGCTGGTGAACCGCGTCGGCTGCGCCGTCCTGAGCGTCGACTACCGCCTCGCGCCGGAACACCCCTTCCCGGCCGCCCTCGACGACGCCTACGCCGCCGTGGAGTGGGTCGCGGCGCACGGCGACACGGTGGGTATCGACCCCGGGCGGATCGCCGTCGGGGGCGACAGCGCGGGCGGCAACCTCACCGCCGGGGCGACGCTCGTGGCGCGCGACCGCGGCGGGCCGGAGATCGCCCGCCAGGTGCTCGTCTACCCCGCCGTCGCCTCCCCCGCCGTCCACGACTTCGACAGCTACGAGGAGAACGGCGAGGGGTACTTCCTCGAGCGCGAGAGCATGGCGTGGTTCTACGAGCGGTACGTCCCCCGGGCGGTGGACCAGCGCAACGAGTACGCCGCGCCGCTGCTCGCGCGCGACCTCTCCGGCCTCCCGCCCGCGACCGTCGTCACCGCCGGGTTCGATCCGCTACGCGACGAGGGCCGCGAGTACGCCGACCGCCTGTCCGACGCCGGCGTCGCGGTGACCGACTATCACTACGAGGGCATGATCCACGGCTTCGTGAGCCTCCCCGACTACCTCGACGCCGCGGACGAGGCGCTCGACGACGTCGCGGCGGACCTGGAGGAAGCGTTCTACTCGGGGTGA
- the dph2 gene encoding diphthamide biosynthesis enzyme Dph2 translates to MSQESEFSEGDLRNTGMALKHDREWDYELGRIVEAVEERDAKKVGLQFPEGLKRRGSAVADDLRDLLADDVRVLISGQPCYGACDLDTYLMRRTDVFVHFGHSPMKESEKIIYVPLFSNVEVTPIVEEALSELAAPEEDPEVGLVTTAQHMNRFDEMRTFLEERGYEVHTRRGDERLTHEGQVLGCNYASADVGADQVLYVGGGKFHPLGLAMEHPEKKVVIADPVNNVVTVADTEKFLKQRYGAVHRAMDAETWGVIFCTKIGQGRWEVATDIVEENENAYLLTMDEVTPDRLRNFGFDAFVNTGCPRITTDDGPRFHSPMLTPGEYEIAVGNEPLDSLSFDTFHGTW, encoded by the coding sequence ATGAGTCAGGAGTCGGAGTTCTCCGAGGGCGACCTCCGCAACACGGGCATGGCCCTCAAGCACGACCGGGAGTGGGACTACGAACTGGGGCGGATCGTCGAGGCGGTCGAGGAGCGCGACGCGAAGAAAGTCGGCCTCCAGTTCCCCGAAGGGCTGAAGCGCCGCGGGTCGGCGGTCGCCGACGACCTGCGCGACCTGCTCGCGGACGACGTGCGCGTGCTCATCTCGGGACAGCCCTGCTACGGCGCGTGCGACCTCGATACCTACCTGATGCGCCGGACGGACGTGTTCGTCCACTTCGGCCACTCGCCGATGAAGGAGTCGGAGAAGATCATCTACGTCCCGCTGTTCTCGAACGTCGAGGTGACGCCAATCGTCGAGGAGGCGCTGTCGGAACTCGCCGCCCCCGAGGAGGACCCCGAGGTCGGCCTCGTCACGACCGCCCAGCACATGAACCGGTTCGACGAGATGCGCACCTTCCTCGAGGAGCGCGGCTACGAGGTCCACACCCGCCGCGGCGACGAACGGCTCACCCACGAGGGGCAGGTGCTCGGTTGCAACTACGCCAGCGCGGACGTCGGCGCGGACCAGGTGCTCTACGTCGGCGGCGGGAAGTTCCACCCGCTCGGCCTCGCCATGGAGCACCCCGAGAAGAAGGTGGTAATCGCGGATCCGGTGAACAACGTCGTCACGGTCGCCGACACCGAGAAGTTCCTCAAGCAGCGCTACGGCGCGGTCCACCGCGCGATGGACGCGGAGACGTGGGGCGTGATCTTCTGCACGAAGATCGGCCAGGGGCGCTGGGAGGTCGCCACCGACATCGTCGAGGAGAACGAGAACGCCTACCTCCTGACGATGGACGAGGTGACGCCCGACAGGCTGCGGAACTTCGGCTTCGACGCCTTCGTTAACACCGGCTGTCCGCGCATCACGACCGACGACGGCCCGCGCTTCCACAGCCCGATGCTCACCCCCGGCGAGTACGAGATCGCCGTCGGGAACGAACCCCTCGACTCGCTCTCCTTCGACACCTTCCACGGGACCTGGTGA
- a CDS encoding DUF7130 family rubredoxin-like protein: MAQESAPIVVKPGQPIFDRDGNELGVIRGLSEEGFRVSTHESVDHVDLEHDPGRGFGEGYLVWRCAECGEVGELDDGLPDACPDCGAPKEDLYAWLED; encoded by the coding sequence ATGGCACAGGAATCAGCGCCCATCGTCGTGAAGCCCGGACAGCCCATCTTCGACCGGGACGGCAACGAACTCGGCGTCATCCGGGGGCTCTCGGAGGAGGGATTCCGCGTGAGTACGCACGAGTCGGTCGATCACGTCGACCTCGAACACGATCCCGGGCGGGGGTTCGGCGAGGGGTACCTCGTCTGGCGCTGCGCCGAGTGCGGCGAGGTCGGTGAACTCGACGACGGCCTCCCCGACGCGTGTCCGGACTGTGGCGCGCCGAAGGAGGACCTCTACGCCTGGCTGGAGGACTGA
- a CDS encoding YlbF family regulator: MSIETTPDAEGENTPEAEVTRLATEFGEAISELPAYREFAEAKAAVEESEEAQEKIREFEGLREEFMLARQTGAATNDDLRELQRAQQELHEVPVMNEFLRAQSDLELTLQELNEMVSAPLAIDFGGKAGGCCED; encoded by the coding sequence ATGAGCATCGAAACCACGCCGGACGCGGAGGGAGAGAACACGCCGGAGGCCGAGGTCACGCGCCTCGCGACCGAGTTCGGCGAGGCGATCTCAGAACTCCCGGCGTACCGGGAGTTCGCCGAGGCGAAGGCGGCGGTCGAGGAGAGCGAGGAGGCCCAGGAGAAGATCCGGGAGTTCGAGGGGCTCCGCGAGGAGTTCATGCTCGCGCGCCAGACCGGCGCGGCGACGAACGACGACCTCCGCGAACTCCAGCGCGCACAGCAGGAACTCCACGAGGTGCCCGTCATGAACGAGTTCCTCCGCGCGCAGTCCGACCTCGAACTCACGCTCCAGGAACTCAACGAGATGGTCTCCGCCCCGCTCGCCATCGACTTTGGCGGGAAGGCCGGCGGCTGCTGCGAGGACTGA
- a CDS encoding MBL fold metallo-hydrolase codes for MVHSDWGDWLLRAVEDADPDGLAAWYLGCNGFVLKASDGTTIFVDPYLGTGDPPRTVRMIPVPFNPTDVREADAVLATHEHTDHVHGPSQAPILAGTDATFYAPDAGLDVVEDEGWTDEWDLGDDRFVEVTEGDSFEVGEVTVRVEGANDPDAEHPVSYVIEHAGRTFFHGGDARPGEPFESVGERYEIDLGVLAFGSVGMIRDKETGEPTRTRWYSDENMIVEAAAQLDLDRLQPTHWDMWRGMTADPTALFDHARSFDAPRRVEIREIGDRTDV; via the coding sequence ATGGTTCACTCCGACTGGGGCGACTGGCTCCTCCGGGCCGTCGAGGACGCCGACCCCGACGGGCTGGCCGCCTGGTACCTCGGGTGCAACGGTTTCGTGCTGAAGGCGAGCGACGGGACGACGATCTTCGTCGACCCGTACCTCGGGACGGGCGACCCGCCGCGGACCGTCCGGATGATCCCCGTCCCGTTCAACCCGACGGACGTGCGCGAGGCGGACGCCGTCCTCGCCACCCACGAGCACACGGACCACGTCCACGGTCCGAGCCAGGCACCCATCCTCGCGGGGACGGACGCGACGTTCTACGCGCCGGACGCGGGCCTCGACGTGGTCGAGGACGAGGGCTGGACCGACGAGTGGGACCTCGGCGACGACCGGTTCGTCGAGGTGACCGAGGGCGACAGCTTCGAGGTGGGCGAGGTGACCGTCCGCGTCGAGGGGGCGAACGACCCCGATGCCGAACACCCCGTCTCCTACGTGATCGAGCACGCGGGGCGGACGTTCTTCCACGGCGGCGACGCGCGCCCCGGCGAACCGTTCGAGTCCGTCGGCGAGCGCTACGAGATCGATCTCGGGGTCCTCGCCTTCGGGAGCGTCGGGATGATCCGGGACAAGGAGACGGGGGAACCGACGCGCACGCGGTGGTACTCCGACGAGAACATGATCGTCGAGGCCGCCGCGCAACTCGACCTCGACCGACTCCAGCCGACCCACTGGGACATGTGGCGGGGGATGACGGCCGATCCGACGGCCCTGTTCGACCACGCGCGGAGCTTCGACGCCCCGCGCCGCGTCGAGATCCGCGAGATCGGCGACCGGACGGACGTCTGA
- a CDS encoding 3-hydroxyacyl-CoA dehydrogenase family protein produces MHVAVLGAGSMGHGIGQVFAMAGHDVVVRDVDAELVEAGLDQVRENLEKGVELGKVAPDRRDETLARMTGTTDLAAAVRDADLVVEAIPEEMDLKRSVFAEVNEHAPTDAVLATNTSSLSVTELASAVSRPERFVGLHFFNPPHLMDLVEVIVAERTSDETREWAVTTLDEVGKRTVVVEDFPGFATSRLGVALGAEAIRMVEGGVASPAAIDRAMREGYNHPVGPLELTDRVGLDVRLHVLEYLREELGERFRPPALLRRKVRAGKLGKKAGEGFYRWDGDEPLAPE; encoded by the coding sequence ATGCACGTCGCAGTACTGGGTGCCGGGAGCATGGGCCACGGGATCGGACAGGTGTTCGCGATGGCGGGTCACGACGTCGTCGTCCGGGACGTCGACGCGGAACTCGTCGAGGCGGGACTCGACCAGGTGCGAGAGAACCTCGAGAAGGGCGTCGAACTGGGGAAGGTCGCGCCCGACCGCCGGGACGAGACGCTCGCTCGGATGACGGGGACGACCGACCTCGCGGCGGCCGTCCGCGACGCCGACCTCGTCGTCGAGGCGATCCCCGAGGAGATGGACCTCAAGCGGTCCGTGTTCGCCGAGGTGAACGAACACGCGCCGACCGACGCCGTCCTCGCGACGAACACCTCGTCGCTCTCCGTGACCGAACTCGCGAGCGCCGTCTCGCGGCCCGAACGCTTCGTCGGCCTGCACTTCTTCAACCCGCCGCACCTGATGGACCTCGTCGAGGTGATCGTCGCCGAGCGGACGAGCGACGAGACGCGCGAGTGGGCGGTCACCACCCTCGACGAGGTGGGGAAGCGGACGGTCGTCGTCGAGGACTTCCCGGGGTTCGCGACCTCGCGGCTCGGCGTCGCGCTCGGCGCGGAGGCCATCCGGATGGTCGAGGGGGGCGTCGCCTCCCCCGCCGCCATCGACCGGGCGATGCGGGAGGGCTACAACCACCCGGTCGGGCCGCTCGAACTCACCGACCGCGTGGGGCTTGACGTGCGCCTGCACGTCCTCGAGTACCTCCGCGAGGAACTGGGCGAGCGCTTCCGCCCCCCGGCCCTCCTCCGCAGGAAGGTCCGCGCGGGGAAGCTGGGGAAGAAGGCGGGCGAGGGGTTCTACCGATGGGACGGCGACGAACCGCTCGCGCCGGAGTGA
- a CDS encoding DUF7282 domain-containing protein, producing MSDDNRGTQTEQGESYVEAVREQLTSRRSFLAGSAAAAGAVGLGGVGVVGAHGDERKKDDHAKKAMKDGKADDGSRPFAGVEFTNQFSGGRSVVVDEVVLSAGGFVAIHDLSLLDGKVLESVVGVTEFLEAGEHHEVRATLFDVKGADFETDRLEASQPLIAMPHLDTNGTETYDFVATGGKQDGPYLEAGQAVVDLGFVTVGEDGADDCDGSTAFATIDFENQVSDGRSIVVDEVVLSEGGFVAIHDRTLLEGNVIGSVIGVSAFLPPGVHYDVPVTLFEVKGADFETDRLTKTQPLIPMPHLDTNDTETYDFVTTEGKEDGPYVKAGNAVVDLGIVTVDE from the coding sequence ATGAGTGACGACAATCGAGGCACGCAGACGGAGCAGGGAGAATCGTACGTTGAAGCAGTCCGCGAGCAGCTCACGTCCCGCCGGAGCTTTCTGGCGGGGTCGGCGGCCGCCGCGGGAGCGGTCGGTCTCGGGGGGGTGGGCGTCGTCGGTGCACACGGCGACGAGCGGAAGAAGGACGATCACGCGAAGAAAGCGATGAAGGACGGGAAGGCCGACGACGGATCGCGTCCGTTCGCGGGCGTCGAGTTCACCAACCAGTTCTCGGGCGGTCGGTCGGTCGTCGTCGACGAAGTGGTCCTCTCTGCGGGCGGCTTCGTCGCCATCCACGACCTCAGCCTCCTGGACGGGAAGGTACTCGAGAGCGTCGTCGGGGTCACGGAGTTTCTCGAGGCGGGCGAGCACCACGAGGTGCGTGCGACGCTGTTCGACGTGAAGGGCGCGGACTTCGAGACGGACCGACTCGAGGCGAGCCAGCCGCTCATCGCGATGCCTCACCTCGACACGAACGGTACCGAGACCTACGACTTCGTCGCCACCGGCGGGAAGCAGGACGGACCGTACCTCGAAGCCGGACAGGCGGTCGTCGATCTCGGGTTCGTCACCGTCGGGGAGGACGGGGCGGACGACTGCGACGGGAGCACGGCGTTCGCGACGATCGACTTCGAGAACCAGGTTTCGGACGGGCGATCGATCGTCGTCGACGAGGTGGTCCTCTCTGAAGGCGGCTTCGTCGCCATCCACGACCGAACGCTCCTGGAGGGGAACGTGATCGGAAGCGTGATCGGGGTCTCCGCGTTCCTCCCGCCGGGCGTACACTACGACGTGCCGGTGACGCTGTTCGAGGTGAAGGGTGCGGACTTCGAGACGGATCGGCTGACGAAGACCCAGCCGCTCATCCCGATGCCCCACCTCGACACGAACGACACCGAGACCTACGACTTCGTCACCACGGAGGGGAAGGAAGACGGCCCGTACGTGAAGGCGGGCAACGCGGTGGTCGACCTGGGGATCGTGACCGTCGACGAGTGA
- a CDS encoding tyrosine-type recombinase/integrase has translation MSRDHTVGKDADPVEYFLQDMTYHGRSERTRSAYERVLRQFEAFVAADGETPASAGQRECLAWVHSLRGKHAPSTVATYATYVHRFYAYMAQTGAFDANPMALVTSEMDESIDTDPERREIGVPAMREFVASVTHPLERAVVLTLLKTGMRVGEACNLDLRDVHLDEPAVRAAYSVAPRPQLDGRPNSLFVASDPARGTVVNGEERSASNKRKRATVVPVDSELAEALVRWLAIRPDARSPAEPLFVSTREDWGERLTPPRVRATVKRHAEARGWYRTGGGASENVTPHYFRHFFTTHLRDRTGDRGIVKYLRGDVATDVIDTYTHNWGDRVRGVYEANIYTLT, from the coding sequence ATGAGCCGAGACCACACTGTCGGGAAGGACGCAGACCCCGTGGAGTACTTTTTGCAGGACATGACCTATCACGGGCGTTCGGAGCGGACCCGGTCGGCCTACGAGCGAGTCCTACGGCAGTTCGAAGCGTTCGTCGCCGCCGACGGAGAGACGCCCGCGAGTGCCGGACAGCGGGAGTGTCTCGCCTGGGTTCACTCGCTCCGGGGGAAGCACGCCCCGAGCACCGTCGCCACCTACGCGACGTACGTCCACCGGTTCTACGCGTACATGGCCCAGACGGGCGCGTTCGACGCAAACCCGATGGCGCTCGTGACCTCCGAGATGGACGAGTCGATCGACACCGACCCCGAGCGCCGCGAGATCGGCGTTCCGGCGATGCGCGAGTTCGTCGCGAGCGTCACCCACCCGCTCGAACGGGCGGTCGTCCTGACGCTACTGAAGACGGGAATGCGGGTCGGCGAAGCCTGTAACCTCGACCTCCGCGACGTTCACCTCGACGAGCCGGCGGTCCGAGCGGCGTACTCGGTCGCCCCGCGTCCGCAGCTCGACGGCCGGCCGAACTCGCTCTTCGTCGCGAGCGATCCCGCGCGGGGAACCGTCGTCAACGGCGAGGAACGGTCCGCCTCGAACAAGCGCAAACGGGCGACCGTCGTACCGGTCGATTCGGAACTCGCGGAGGCGCTCGTTCGCTGGCTCGCGATCCGCCCCGACGCCCGCTCACCCGCCGAACCGCTGTTCGTCAGCACCCGCGAGGACTGGGGCGAGCGCCTCACTCCGCCTCGGGTTCGGGCGACCGTAAAGCGCCACGCGGAGGCCCGGGGATGGTACCGGACCGGCGGGGGCGCTAGCGAGAACGTGACGCCGCACTACTTCCGGCACTTCTTCACGACCCACCTGCGGGATCGCACCGGCGACCGCGGGATCGTCAAGTACCTCCGGGGGGACGTGGCGACGGACGTCATCGACACCTACACCCACAACTGGGGCGACCGCGTCCGCGGGGTCTACGAGGCGAACATCTACACGCTGACGTGA
- a CDS encoding DUF2270 domain-containing protein — MVDESTDSSDFDPREHDAREVASETADDPERFLSLMPHYYRGEVSNMKSLMDRMDLTVDWAIAVLVALLALSFESPDRPPHLLLIGMGAMTMFLLFDVRRYRTFDATRSRVRMIEENLFANAFDPRGAERAEWRGEMSDDLRAPTLKVTTREAVARRLRRVYLPLLTVLLIAWAYRITVFVSGETWTETAAVPGVPGTVVTAGVVLYYVVLVAIAYWPKRREAMGEFHDERPGEWKRPG; from the coding sequence ATGGTCGACGAATCCACGGACTCCTCGGACTTCGATCCCAGGGAACACGACGCCCGGGAGGTCGCGAGCGAAACCGCGGACGATCCCGAGCGGTTCCTCTCGTTGATGCCTCACTACTATCGGGGGGAGGTCTCGAACATGAAGTCGCTCATGGACCGGATGGACCTCACCGTCGACTGGGCGATCGCCGTCCTCGTCGCGTTGCTCGCCCTGTCCTTCGAGAGTCCGGATCGGCCGCCGCACCTCCTGCTCATCGGCATGGGCGCGATGACGATGTTCCTCCTGTTCGACGTGCGACGCTACCGGACGTTCGACGCGACGCGGTCGCGGGTCCGCATGATCGAGGAGAACCTGTTCGCCAACGCGTTCGACCCGAGGGGAGCGGAGCGCGCCGAGTGGCGAGGAGAGATGAGCGACGACCTCAGAGCGCCCACGTTGAAGGTAACGACGCGCGAGGCGGTCGCGCGCAGGCTCCGCCGCGTCTACCTGCCGCTGCTCACGGTCCTCCTGATCGCGTGGGCGTACCGAATCACGGTCTTCGTGTCGGGGGAGACGTGGACCGAGACCGCTGCCGTACCGGGGGTACCGGGGACCGTCGTCACGGCCGGCGTCGTACTGTACTACGTCGTCCTCGTGGCGATCGCCTACTGGCCGAAACGGCGCGAGGCGATGGGTGAGTTCCACGATGAACGACCGGGCGAGTGGAAGCGACCGGGGTGA
- the kynU gene encoding kynureninase → MGALDAERDDARRRDAADPLAGLRERFAVPDGELYMDGNSLGPLSTDAERTLSRVVDEWRDLGIRGWTDADPPWFEYAERLGDRLAPVVGADAEEVVAANSTTVNVHTLVGTFYDALEGTPAVLVDELDFPTDHYAVRAQLRARGVDPDEGLIAVESRDGRTVEEDDVVAAMDEHDVGIVFLPSVLYRSGQLLDVERIAREAHDRGIVAGFDLAHSVGVVPHHLSEWDVDFAVWCSYKYLNAGPGAIAGLYVDREHFGMTPALAGWWGHEKATQFDMELTYTPERSAGAWQIGTVPMLSAAPLEGALDVVEEAGIEAIREKSVALTTLLVDLADEHLPECEVGTPRDPARRGGHVALEHDEADRISRALGARDVIVDYRPPNVVRLCPAPLYVGFEDVVDAVAHVRAVLDEREYERFEPRDGVT, encoded by the coding sequence ATGGGAGCCCTCGACGCCGAACGGGACGACGCGCGACGGCGCGACGCGGCGGACCCCCTCGCGGGCCTGCGCGAGCGGTTCGCCGTCCCCGACGGCGAACTCTACATGGACGGTAACTCCCTCGGTCCGCTCTCGACGGACGCCGAGCGGACGCTCTCCCGCGTGGTCGACGAGTGGCGCGACCTGGGCATCCGCGGGTGGACCGACGCCGATCCGCCGTGGTTCGAGTACGCGGAGCGCCTCGGCGACCGCCTCGCGCCGGTCGTGGGGGCGGACGCCGAGGAGGTGGTCGCGGCCAACTCCACGACGGTCAACGTCCACACCCTCGTCGGGACGTTCTACGACGCGCTGGAGGGGACGCCCGCCGTCCTCGTCGACGAACTCGACTTCCCGACCGACCACTACGCCGTCCGCGCCCAGCTGCGCGCGCGCGGGGTCGATCCCGACGAGGGGCTGATCGCCGTGGAGAGCCGCGACGGGCGCACCGTCGAGGAGGACGACGTCGTCGCCGCGATGGACGAACACGACGTGGGGATCGTCTTCCTGCCGTCGGTGCTCTACCGCAGCGGCCAACTGCTCGACGTGGAGCGCATCGCGCGGGAGGCCCACGACCGGGGGATCGTCGCGGGGTTCGATCTCGCGCACTCCGTCGGCGTCGTCCCGCACCACCTCTCCGAATGGGACGTCGACTTCGCCGTCTGGTGTAGCTACAAGTATCTCAACGCCGGGCCGGGCGCGATCGCGGGACTGTACGTCGATCGCGAGCACTTCGGCATGACGCCCGCGCTGGCGGGGTGGTGGGGTCACGAGAAGGCGACGCAGTTCGACATGGAACTCACCTACACCCCCGAGCGCAGCGCCGGCGCGTGGCAGATCGGGACCGTCCCGATGCTCAGCGCCGCGCCGCTCGAAGGGGCGCTCGACGTCGTAGAGGAGGCGGGTATCGAGGCGATCCGCGAGAAGTCCGTCGCCCTCACGACGCTGCTCGTCGACCTCGCCGACGAGCACCTCCCCGAGTGCGAGGTGGGAACGCCGCGGGACCCGGCCCGGCGCGGCGGACACGTCGCCCTCGAACACGACGAGGCGGACCGCATCAGCCGGGCGCTCGGCGCGCGCGACGTGATCGTGGACTACCGACCGCCGAACGTCGTCCGGCTCTGTCCGGCCCCGCTGTACGTCGGCTTCGAGGACGTGGTCGACGCCGTCGCGCACGTCAGGGCGGTCCTCGACGAGCGCGAGTACGAGCGCTTCGAACCACGCGACGGCGTGACCTGA
- a CDS encoding alpha/beta hydrolase, with protein MRAERPDPQVEAVVEAIESEGIPEWNAMSVACARRVEDEVFSPTDSQVPELALVRDLAIPGPGGDLPIRVYRSTLDAPAPVVVYFHGGGWVLGTLDSVDGICREIAAHTGCVVASVGYRLAPEHPFPAAVDDAYAAVEWVARNAPAVGGDPDRVAVAGTSAGGNLAAVTALRAREEPIDGLTLAGQLLLYPITDRAFDTRSYEENAEGYLLTRADVRWFWDLYLRSSVDAHSPFAAPLRAPDLSGLPPATVVTAGFDPLRDEGVAYARRLEESGVDVAHEHYPGMIHGFLSVTDEVDVAREAMETVAGQVRAWFE; from the coding sequence ATGCGCGCGGAACGACCCGACCCGCAGGTCGAGGCGGTCGTCGAGGCGATCGAGAGCGAGGGGATCCCCGAGTGGAACGCGATGAGCGTGGCGTGCGCCCGCCGCGTCGAGGACGAGGTGTTCTCCCCGACGGATTCGCAGGTTCCGGAACTCGCTCTCGTCCGCGACCTCGCGATCCCGGGGCCCGGCGGCGACCTCCCCATCCGCGTCTACCGATCGACCCTCGACGCCCCCGCCCCCGTCGTCGTCTACTTCCATGGGGGCGGCTGGGTGCTCGGCACGCTGGACTCCGTCGACGGGATCTGCCGCGAGATCGCCGCGCACACCGGCTGCGTCGTGGCGAGCGTCGGCTACCGCCTCGCGCCGGAACACCCCTTCCCAGCGGCCGTGGACGACGCCTACGCCGCCGTCGAGTGGGTCGCACGGAACGCGCCCGCGGTCGGGGGCGATCCGGACCGCGTCGCGGTCGCGGGGACGAGCGCCGGGGGGAATCTCGCCGCGGTGACGGCACTGCGCGCACGAGAGGAGCCGATCGACGGGCTGACGCTCGCGGGCCAGCTCCTCCTCTACCCGATCACCGACCGCGCGTTCGACACCCGTTCCTACGAGGAGAACGCAGAGGGGTACCTGCTCACTCGCGCCGACGTGCGCTGGTTCTGGGACCTGTACCTCCGGAGTTCGGTCGACGCGCACAGCCCCTTCGCCGCGCCGCTGCGAGCGCCCGACCTCTCCGGCCTCCCGCCCGCGACCGTCGTCACCGCCGGGTTCGATCCGCTACGCGACGAGGGGGTGGCGTACGCTCGACGGTTGGAGGAGAGCGGGGTGGACGTCGCCCACGAGCACTACCCGGGTATGATCCACGGGTTTCTCAGCGTGACCGACGAGGTGGACGTCGCGAGGGAAGCGATGGAGACGGTCGCGGGGCAGGTGCGCGCGTGGTTCGAGTAG